One window of the Wolbachia endosymbiont of Encarsia formosa genome contains the following:
- a CDS encoding latrotoxin-related protein (Members of this family contain a domain related to the alpha-latrotoxin from the black widow spider, and are found regularly as large proteins in the Wolbachia bacterial endosymbionts of insects and other other arthropods.), with the protein MQPSKAITVQGINTDGILLLLGVFISKITGQKYISTVDQSVSPLEAQGYALNIIEEFEKVVEQAGLKSGISMHRLNIDYVEMKKEVAAKIISGKFDEIPKVSNSYVEQACHDRETGKLIPKKFNKFMIVFNKGLDLIVNQSIEQILHNRDSTLEVEEQQINLEPQSYLSNTSVQGHLTQDRGLINQGKS; encoded by the coding sequence ATGCAACCTTCTAAAGCTATTACAGTTCAAGGTATTAATACGGATGGTATACTTCTTTTATTAGGTGTATTTATAAGCAAAATCACAGGTCAGAAATACATTTCCACAGTAGATCAATCTGTGTCACCATTGGAAGCACAGGGCTATGCATTAAATATTATAGAGGAATTTGAGAAAGTAGTAGAGCAAGCTGGATTAAAAAGTGGCATATCAATGCACCGGTTAAATATTGATTATGTAGAAATGAAGAAAGAGGTTGCTGCAAAAATCATAAGTGGTAAATTTGATGAGATTCCGAAGGTTTCAAACTCATATGTAGAGCAAGCATGCCACGATAGAGAAACAGGTAAGTTAATTCCAAAGAAGTTTAACAAATTTATGATTGTATTTAATAAAGGACTAGATTTAATAGTAAATCAATCAATAGAGCAGATATTACACAATAGAGATAGTACATTAGAAGTTGAAGAACAGCAAATAAACTTAGAGCCTCAAAGTTATTTAAGTAATACTTCTGTTCAAGGCCATTTAACTCAGGATAGAGGTTTAATAAATCAAGGTAAGTCTTAA
- a CDS encoding ankyrin repeat domain-containing protein, with protein MSSDDNELFAAVRSGDANLVADLLNKGANVNAKNNNGNTPLHWAVKSSHLEVAKFLISKHADVNAKDKDGWTSLHFSAAYGNLNIFKFILDEENDVDARGALTVANTLSKENSSEILNLLEERIRKNEETTQHFIRHRRHRYSQEEGSSLSIGVHNRRSIVKEDENSLQNDKIGLTSGASKPS; from the coding sequence ATTTCTAGTGATGATAATGAATTATTTGCTGCTGTACGTAGTGGAGATGCTAATCTAGTTGCAGATCTTCTCAATAAGGGTGCTAATGTTAATGCTAAGAACAATAATGGCAATACTCCTTTGCATTGGGCTGTTAAAAGCAGTCATTTAGAAGTAGCTAAATTTCTTATAAGTAAACATGCTGACGTTAACGCTAAAGATAAAGATGGTTGGACATCTTTGCACTTTTCAGCTGCTTATGGCAATTTAAATATATTTAAGTTCATTCTTGATGAAGAGAATGATGTTGATGCTAGAGGAGCTTTAACCGTAGCAAATACGCTTAGTAAAGAAAACAGCTCAGAAATACTAAACCTTCTAGAGGAAAGAATAAGGAAAAATGAAGAAACTACACAACATTTTATAAGACATAGGCGTCATCGATACTCACAAGAGGAAGGCAGTTCTCTATCAATAGGTGTACATAATCGCCGTAGTATTGTAAAAGAAGATGAAAATTCATTGCAAAATGATAAAATAGGACTTACAAGCGGAGCAAGCAAGCCATCTTAA
- the nusA gene encoding transcription termination factor NusA: MIANRKSSVKKKSNKNNIVGSLDVIKTAGELSLQKGLDFNIIINALKSAIEAVAQQKYGSKSKIVVNIDRNTGKVTSYRQLKVINDESNENECDLIKLTQAKLIKEDAKVGDTISELISLNTDLVSARIAQQKISEIIKDEELKKQYEEFKDKVGEMRYGIVKQVEYSDLIIDINGIGAYLPLRNLIGGESFREGDKVKAYIQAVKRSDDGRQIILSRAHEGFLEALLNQEVPEVADGLITIKGIARDAGSRSKVAVFSSDKNIDPVGACVGVKGDRIKTIIHELNGEKIDVIHYSSDLGQFVIKAITPAEVSKVIIDENENCIELIVAEDQLSLAIGKKGQNVRLASELVGWKIEILSTQQESERRNKEFSQCSVLFAEALNLEEIMGQLLVTEGFSSVEDISNTSIKELASIEGFNEDIANELHNRANNYLRAENDRKIEELKNLGMEDDVINLALSIDNKITLSKHNIKTLEDIADLSNYEFYSILSSSTNNKNNLKDTADLIIIEARKKLGLI, translated from the coding sequence ATGATTGCTAATCGTAAAAGCAGTGTTAAGAAGAAAAGCAACAAGAATAACATAGTTGGAAGCCTTGATGTAATAAAAACAGCGGGAGAGCTCTCACTTCAAAAAGGTTTAGATTTTAATATTATAATAAATGCACTTAAAAGTGCTATCGAAGCAGTGGCTCAACAAAAGTATGGTAGCAAAAGTAAAATTGTAGTTAATATCGATAGAAATACAGGCAAAGTTACCTCATATAGACAACTAAAAGTCATTAATGATGAATCAAATGAAAATGAGTGTGACTTAATTAAGTTGACACAAGCTAAGTTAATAAAAGAAGATGCAAAAGTTGGAGATACTATTAGTGAGTTGATTTCTCTTAACACTGATCTTGTTTCAGCAAGAATTGCCCAGCAAAAGATTTCTGAAATAATCAAAGATGAAGAGTTAAAAAAGCAATATGAAGAATTTAAAGATAAGGTAGGAGAAATGAGGTATGGCATCGTTAAACAAGTAGAATATTCAGATCTTATTATAGATATAAACGGAATTGGAGCATACCTCCCTTTACGAAACTTAATTGGTGGTGAGTCATTTCGTGAAGGCGATAAGGTTAAAGCTTACATACAGGCTGTTAAGCGCTCTGACGATGGACGTCAAATCATTCTTTCTAGGGCTCATGAAGGCTTTTTAGAGGCATTGTTGAATCAAGAAGTACCAGAAGTTGCTGACGGATTGATAACAATTAAGGGTATAGCTAGAGACGCTGGTTCAAGATCTAAAGTTGCTGTTTTTTCATCTGATAAGAATATCGATCCAGTAGGTGCTTGCGTTGGAGTTAAAGGAGATAGAATAAAAACTATTATACACGAATTAAACGGTGAAAAAATCGACGTCATACATTACTCATCAGATTTGGGTCAATTTGTTATTAAAGCCATTACTCCTGCAGAAGTATCAAAGGTCATTATTGACGAAAATGAAAATTGTATAGAGTTAATAGTTGCTGAAGATCAATTGAGTTTAGCTATAGGAAAAAAGGGTCAGAATGTAAGATTAGCTTCAGAGCTTGTTGGATGGAAAATTGAGATATTAAGCACTCAACAAGAATCAGAAAGAAGAAATAAAGAATTTAGTCAATGTTCAGTTTTATTTGCTGAAGCTTTAAATTTAGAAGAGATTATGGGCCAATTATTGGTAACAGAAGGTTTTTCAAGTGTAGAAGATATATCTAACACTTCAATTAAGGAACTTGCTTCAATAGAGGGCTTCAATGAAGATATTGCAAATGAACTTCATAATAGAGCAAACAATTACCTGAGAGCAGAGAATGATAGAAAAATAGAAGAGCTAAAAAATTTAGGTATGGAAGACGATGTAATCAACTTAGCCTTATCAATAGATAATAAAATTACTCTTAGTAAACATAATATTAAAACTTTAGAGGACATAGCAGATTTATCAAATTATGAGTTTTATAGCATACTCTCTTCCTCAACTAATAATAAAAATAATCTAAAAGATACAGCAGATTTAATAATCATAGAAGCACGTAAAAAGCTTGGATTAATATAA
- the infB gene encoding translation initiation factor IF-2 produces MNNEDISNKKLTLQGLSKLKLDINLNSLDSQSTGTTIVKKRRKIHSAEEYSLFDESKSGSLTKKEQISRINAVQNATLLKERNQREQEEKIKKEESNQEAEDKNESHSVPKEINKEVLSNTNSVEQKEDSIEYENNNKKSFKASKDIYSKHSKLVITQAIDERNEHLPVFKQKFGIRSKQLKFTKGKNISREVIIPDKITIRELSIRMAEDSKSVIKMLKEEVGESYRVDDLVDPDIACEIAKKFNHTAKRVSDADKEKNLLFISNRENLPKRPKPPIVTFMGHVDHGKTSLLDAFRESNVAERESGGITQHIGAYQLTTKNKQKITFIDTPGHEAFTAMRARGANITNIVVIVVAADDGIMKQTVEAINHAKAANVSIIVAINKIDKSQPGDVERIINSLPQYDLIPEELGGDVIIVPISAKKKINLDKLEEAILLIAELMTLEGIEDCRALGWVIESKIDKAKGISATLIVEEGTLKIGDILVVGTTYSKVRIMVNHLGQREKAALPSTTVEVTGLNGVPNAGDKFVVVNSERQAREIVEYRLELIKKKQEDLDDSNLDILSRNDSETEELSVVLKCDVTGSIEAISSSIDKLGKDQVKLNILHKAVGGVTDSDVLLAEASSAVILAFNVKVDSKIRELAKQKGIEIHTYNIIYELIEDMRMYLTKMLKPVTREVRVGSASVRQIFNSSKAGNIIGCYVTDGVIKKDSLIKVVRGSKLVHEGKLKALRRFKDDVKEVGVNFECGISLEGNIDIKVGDILKAYQLVQEERTL; encoded by the coding sequence ATGAATAATGAAGATATCAGTAATAAAAAATTAACCCTACAAGGCTTAAGCAAGCTTAAATTAGACATTAATTTAAACTCTTTAGATAGTCAAAGTACTGGTACTACAATAGTAAAAAAAAGAAGAAAAATTCATTCTGCAGAAGAATATAGTTTATTTGACGAGAGTAAATCAGGCTCTTTAACTAAAAAAGAACAAATTTCCCGCATTAATGCTGTACAGAATGCTACTTTGCTGAAAGAAAGGAATCAGAGAGAACAAGAAGAGAAAATAAAAAAAGAAGAAAGCAATCAAGAAGCTGAAGATAAAAATGAATCACACTCTGTACCTAAAGAAATAAATAAGGAAGTTTTAAGTAATACTAACTCAGTTGAACAAAAAGAAGATAGTATTGAATATGAGAACAATAATAAAAAGTCTTTTAAAGCTAGCAAAGATATATACTCTAAGCATTCTAAGCTAGTAATTACACAGGCAATAGATGAAAGAAATGAACACCTCCCTGTATTTAAGCAAAAATTTGGTATAAGAAGTAAACAATTAAAGTTTACTAAGGGTAAAAATATATCAAGAGAAGTTATTATACCAGACAAAATAACTATCAGGGAGTTATCTATTCGTATGGCAGAAGATAGCAAGAGTGTGATAAAAATGCTCAAAGAAGAAGTTGGGGAGAGCTATAGAGTAGATGATCTAGTAGATCCAGATATAGCATGCGAAATAGCAAAAAAATTTAATCATACGGCTAAACGAGTAAGTGATGCTGATAAAGAAAAGAATTTACTCTTCATAAGCAACAGAGAAAACTTACCTAAAAGACCAAAACCACCTATCGTTACTTTTATGGGACATGTGGATCATGGTAAAACATCATTGCTCGATGCATTTCGTGAATCTAATGTTGCAGAAAGAGAGTCAGGTGGAATCACTCAACATATAGGTGCTTATCAATTAACGACAAAAAATAAGCAAAAAATTACTTTCATTGATACACCAGGGCATGAGGCGTTTACTGCAATGCGTGCACGTGGTGCCAATATTACTAATATAGTTGTGATAGTAGTTGCAGCTGATGATGGAATCATGAAACAAACAGTTGAAGCAATAAACCATGCAAAAGCAGCAAATGTCTCTATTATAGTTGCCATTAATAAAATTGATAAATCACAACCTGGCGATGTAGAAAGAATAATTAATAGTTTGCCTCAGTATGACCTCATCCCCGAAGAACTTGGTGGTGATGTTATAATTGTGCCAATATCAGCAAAAAAGAAAATCAACTTAGATAAACTAGAAGAGGCAATTTTATTAATTGCTGAATTAATGACGCTAGAAGGAATAGAGGATTGTCGAGCACTTGGATGGGTAATAGAGTCCAAAATAGATAAAGCTAAAGGAATATCAGCTACATTAATAGTTGAAGAAGGGACATTAAAGATTGGTGACATATTGGTAGTTGGTACAACATACAGCAAAGTACGCATTATGGTTAATCACCTTGGTCAAAGAGAAAAAGCGGCACTACCTTCTACTACAGTTGAAGTTACTGGTTTAAATGGTGTACCAAATGCTGGAGATAAATTTGTTGTTGTAAACTCTGAAAGGCAGGCTCGTGAAATTGTTGAATACAGGTTAGAATTAATCAAGAAAAAGCAAGAAGATTTAGACGACAGTAATTTAGATATATTAAGTCGTAATGATAGTGAAACAGAAGAACTATCTGTAGTTTTAAAGTGCGATGTCACTGGTTCTATTGAAGCAATATCAAGTTCAATTGATAAGCTTGGTAAAGACCAAGTGAAATTAAATATTCTACACAAAGCAGTAGGAGGAGTAACAGATTCAGATGTGCTTCTTGCAGAAGCATCAAGCGCAGTAATTTTAGCTTTTAATGTAAAAGTGGATTCAAAAATAAGAGAATTAGCAAAACAAAAAGGTATAGAAATACATACTTACAATATAATATATGAGCTTATTGAAGACATGAGGATGTATCTAACTAAAATGTTAAAGCCTGTTACACGAGAGGTTCGTGTTGGTTCTGCATCTGTAAGGCAAATATTTAATTCATCCAAAGCCGGTAATATCATCGGATGTTATGTCACTGATGGAGTTATAAAAAAAGATTCTCTAATTAAGGTAGTACGTGGCAGCAAATTGGTGCATGAAGGAAAGTTAAAAGCACTACGTAGATTTAAAGATGACGTTAAAGAAGTAGGTGTAAACTTTGAATGCGGAATATCGCTAGAGGGTAATATCGATATTAAAGTTGGAGATATTTTGAAAGCTTATCAATTAGTGCAAGAAGAAAGGACGTTATAG
- the ubiA gene encoding 4-hydroxybenzoate octaprenyltransferase: MYFNHYFSLMRIHSLTGLWLVLFSSLSGILLSSTSLSYQALFLLVLFTIGAFLMRPAGCIINDIFDREIDAHVERTKYRPLASGVLNIKQALALLSLLLSIALVILLLTNKTTLILGIISMCMIVIYPLLKRYVWWPQLFLGFTFNMGSLMGSAAITDQISIESLLFYIGCVFWTLSYDTIYAHQDKKDDEKLGMKSTALYFGNTTKSWLKRFYLISLMAWLYAGILSSLNNIFYIALLAIGFIFYHQHKNFNPDDSNQCMSIFKNNSQIGLLLFFGILLDRILNSTFVSVQMHG, encoded by the coding sequence ATGTATTTCAACCATTATTTCTCATTAATGAGAATACACAGTTTAACAGGTTTATGGCTTGTGCTATTTTCTAGCTTAAGCGGCATTCTTTTATCCTCAACTTCTCTATCGTATCAAGCTCTTTTTCTTCTTGTTTTGTTTACTATAGGTGCATTTTTAATGAGACCCGCAGGGTGCATAATCAATGATATCTTCGATAGAGAAATAGATGCACATGTTGAACGAACAAAATATAGGCCACTTGCAAGTGGTGTATTAAACATAAAGCAGGCTTTGGCTTTACTTTCACTGTTACTGTCTATTGCCCTGGTAATCTTATTACTAACCAATAAAACTACTCTTATACTTGGAATAATTTCAATGTGCATGATAGTTATCTACCCCTTGCTAAAGCGTTACGTTTGGTGGCCACAATTGTTTTTAGGGTTTACTTTCAACATGGGATCACTCATGGGTTCAGCAGCAATAACAGACCAGATTAGCATAGAATCCTTGCTATTTTATATAGGATGCGTCTTTTGGACGCTTAGTTATGATACTATATACGCTCATCAAGATAAAAAAGATGATGAAAAATTAGGAATGAAATCTACTGCATTATATTTTGGCAATACAACAAAATCTTGGTTGAAAAGATTTTACTTAATATCCTTAATGGCATGGTTGTATGCTGGTATACTATCATCATTAAATAACATCTTTTATATTGCTTTACTTGCTATAGGATTCATATTTTACCACCAACACAAAAATTTCAATCCAGACGATTCTAATCAATGCATGTCCATATTTAAAAATAATTCCCAGATAGGACTCTTGCTCTTTTTCGGTATCCTTTTAGATAGAATTCTAAATTCTACTTTTGTATCCGTTCAGATGCATGGCTAA
- a CDS encoding ribosome-binding factor A yields the protein MKKEIRNLKVASVLHRAISKVLMEGNVLNEKVVVSDVKLSKDLKKADVYIVLSSLNIQNDNDDISTVVNEMNQSAWSIRKSILCYVDLRFIPELVFKTDLAFDNFVNVSKILHNHT from the coding sequence ATGAAAAAGGAAATTAGAAACCTAAAAGTAGCATCGGTATTACATAGGGCAATATCAAAAGTCTTAATGGAAGGTAATGTTCTTAATGAAAAAGTAGTAGTATCTGATGTAAAGCTAAGCAAAGATTTGAAGAAAGCAGATGTATATATTGTGTTATCTTCATTAAACATCCAAAATGATAATGATGATATCAGCACTGTTGTTAATGAAATGAACCAATCTGCATGGTCAATACGTAAATCTATATTGTGTTATGTTGATTTGCGATTTATACCTGAGTTAGTTTTTAAGACTGATTTAGCATTCGATAATTTTGTAAATGTAAGCAAAATATTACATAATCACACTTAA